In Paractinoplanes brasiliensis, the following proteins share a genomic window:
- a CDS encoding PucR family transcriptional regulator: MSALFDALRERVEVHARSAVETYTHEVSEYQSSPPADDMYDFAVLIRRRTLDLSATGQPLTDTDLARIADVGRRRAEVGLSVPSQEQVLGLHTAMMVREVHDLARPEHATDLLRIVGWLGAQGVRARAAYLRGYTRGVGAAQVLPTRLEILARALIADEPVAPFVADLRVAARYRIAVLTTPDRTAGRTQAEVIAALAADRIPVTWLAPDEVVIVCPGEASAWVRRAVELIGRPCGVGTAEGPVGGLAPALARAREVSRVAPPESSPERLPEIADLFVEMAVAGAPAVDHWLRTYARALATGPDLVTTLRAYYAHDMNRVTAAAALHIHPRTLDYRLRRVRDVTGVDPGSTLGVRLLSATVARTLAVRHYAD; the protein is encoded by the coding sequence ATGAGTGCCCTGTTCGACGCCCTGCGCGAGCGGGTCGAGGTCCACGCGCGGAGCGCGGTCGAGACGTACACGCACGAGGTCAGCGAATATCAGTCGTCGCCGCCCGCCGACGACATGTACGACTTCGCCGTCCTCATCCGCCGGCGGACGCTGGATCTGTCGGCCACCGGGCAGCCTCTGACCGACACCGATCTCGCCCGCATCGCCGACGTCGGCCGCCGCCGTGCCGAGGTCGGTCTGTCCGTACCGTCGCAGGAGCAGGTGCTCGGCCTGCACACCGCGATGATGGTCCGCGAGGTGCACGACCTGGCCCGTCCCGAGCACGCCACCGACCTGCTGCGCATCGTCGGCTGGCTCGGCGCCCAGGGCGTACGGGCTCGCGCCGCCTATCTGCGCGGATACACCAGAGGGGTCGGCGCCGCCCAGGTGCTGCCGACCCGGCTGGAAATCCTGGCCCGCGCCCTGATCGCCGACGAACCGGTCGCACCGTTCGTCGCCGACCTGCGCGTGGCCGCCCGCTACCGGATCGCGGTCCTGACCACGCCGGACCGTACCGCCGGCCGGACTCAGGCAGAGGTCATCGCCGCGCTCGCCGCCGACCGGATCCCGGTCACCTGGCTGGCCCCGGACGAGGTCGTCATCGTCTGCCCCGGCGAAGCCTCAGCCTGGGTACGCCGTGCAGTCGAGCTGATCGGCCGGCCCTGCGGAGTCGGCACCGCCGAAGGCCCGGTTGGCGGCCTCGCCCCGGCGCTGGCCCGGGCCCGTGAGGTGAGCCGGGTCGCACCACCGGAGTCGTCCCCCGAGCGGCTGCCGGAGATCGCGGACCTGTTCGTCGAGATGGCGGTCGCCGGCGCCCCAGCCGTCGACCACTGGTTGCGTACCTATGCGCGCGCCCTCGCCACCGGTCCGGACCTCGTCACCACGCTGCGCGCCTACTACGCCCACGACATGAACAGGGTGACCGCCGCCGCTGCCCTGCACATCCACCCGCGCACCCTCGACTACCGGTTGCGCCGCGTCCGCGACGTCACCGGCGTCGATCCCGGCTCCACTCTCGGCGTACGGCTGCTCAGCGCGACCGTCGCCCGCACCCTGGCCGTGCGGCACTACGCGGACTGA